The following DNA comes from Rosa rugosa chromosome 5, drRosRugo1.1, whole genome shotgun sequence.
CATCAATGGCCCCCTTCTCACATCACTGCCACTAATCATGTTCATTAAAGATGAGGCAATTGGGGGTCTTGAAGTAGTAGCAAAAGGGAATGTGACTGATTTctgttcttcttctcttttgttGAGTATGTCCATTGAGGTGCGATATAAAAGTAAAAACTTTTTTCACTTCATGTTTAAGACATAAGAGTAATGTTCAAGATCTTCCTTTTCACTCTAACTTGTCATTAATCTTTATGGACAACCTTTATGGAGGGTtgtataaaaaatatatataaaaaaaaacctttatCAAGGGTTTCTAAAAGGCTGATTTCTCATTATAAACTGATTTACCACCAATCTAGTTATGTATTCTATTCACTTTCATGTGATCCATTACTTTTCAACCTCAATATTTAGAGGTCTGCAAAAGATTCAAAATGCCCATAACAAAACATTGATATCAGGGCTACTTAGTGACAAGTTTAGAGTTGAAGTGGTTCTAGAAACTCAATTTTCCCCGCATAAAAAATAACATATATTGTAATTCTTATAAAACAATAGTACTAATACCGACGATTGAACCCTAATGATGGTGCCACAGGTCTAGCTCGATGGCAGTGAGGTGTGAGGGCCTGGATCGGGGTTGGGTTTCTTCATGGTGGCGTGGGTTAAGGCGGTTTGGGTCGCAGGAGGCGCGGATCGAGGCATCGCAGGTCGTGGCGGCGTGCGACAGATGGAGCTGGCTTCGTTGTTACGTACAACGAGGACGCTGGCGCAGGTTGGCTGGACCGGACCAGGCTGATGGACCTTGGGTGGACGTTTGCTTTGGTGGCTGTCCTATTTGGGCTTTGAGCTTCTGGGCTGGGGTACCCTAGTCCAGTAGCTtctaaatttgggctagggtttaggcccttggcccaaccctatgtttttagctttttgtctaattacaataatttccttgtattaggaacctagattTCTAgtgcctccggcgtagtaccaatggaggatcCCTGTACCTTtacgtatttgattgtataatgggtatgtctatttctatgtaccactgtagGTACTACCattatcttcttgtctgtctatgtccttaaatgacagcggaagggtatgtaacgaccTATTCTGACTTGAGATGAATGTTTTATCGCCCCTCGGgctaattcaaaaaaaaaaaaaaaaggtactaaTATCGATTGTGTCACTATTGTTTAATTATTTctaaagtaataaaaaccaaaTGCTACAACCTCTTTACGGGATGCTTAATAAAAAAAAGGCAAGTAAAGAAATAACAGGACATTTTATTCAATtaaaacgattttttttttttttttttatcgagatcacaCGGCATTTTCAAATGCTTTCTAGACCCAGAAACTAATCCGTGCGCGAAGAGTCATGTCAAAATGCTTCCTCTCCCATGACCACCAAGAATATGATATGTTGCTAGAAAACGGTCTTAAATGAATTTCAATATGAGAATTACATTAGTGATATGtaccttttctttttggtcaaCAAAGTGCATAATTAATAACCTAATTGTTTAGATTAGAAaagtacaagaatgaaaaacaaaaacaaaagtacaAGAAATGATACATAGAGGTTTAAAAGATGAGAGACTAATCACTATCAGCAGCaattaaatctttttttttgatAGAAGCAGCAATTAAATCTTGATGTTATTATAATTAATGaccaaggcaccaagcctttcTCTCCTCATTTGACTTGTAAACATTATTCAAGGAAAAAGTCTAGGATAGCGCCCATATGTTTGACAGTTTGACAGGTAGTAATCAAGGGACCAAGGAAGGGTGTTTGAATAGTGAAATACCCTAAACACTAAATTATACTACTATTCCTACTGATGAGGCTTTTTTTAACTCTTCTCAGGTAACAGGTCCATTTTCCCCTTCCAAATATACTCACCAGAATCAAAACCTCCTTCAGTGCTAGACATAAAGAACCTTGGGATTTTGGAGCTAAAACCCAAAagctctctctgcaataactactcACACACCTTCCCACTGCTCTATCAGAAACAGAAccaatatctctctctctctctctctctctctctctctctcacatgcCCAAAACCTCTGTTCATTTCTCATTCTCATTCTTGTTGTCTACACAATCAAGCCATGGAAGAGACAGAAGAGTCCAATGGTAACAAGAAATGCAACACCAAAATCATAAGGGGCAGAACCAACAACCCACCTCAGAagcaccatcaccatcaccatcaccagcTAATACAATACTCAAATCAGTTTGGGTTCTTCAACCAGAACCAGTACTATCAGAGATACTACTATCCAGCTCTTCTTCCCCTCCCTCCTCTTATACCTCTGCCTCTGGCTTTAACTCCACCCTTGCCTCAGAACCACAGCTTCAGAACAAAAACCCATTTGCAGAAACCTTCATGCAAGCACAACAACTCTCCTTTTGCTGCTTCCTCAGAAACCCAAGTGCCCAAAGTCTCGATTTCACCAGGTACATGTCAAAGTTCTCTGCTTTTTGGCTATACTGCTTTAGTTGCATGTTTGTTATTTCCAATTGAAACTATGCATTTgtcaaaaaaaattatgagtagaatgtgttcttgattcagTGAGCATACATGATGCATCCAATAGCAAAGCAGGCCAAAAGTAGTTGAAATTTTACTCTGTCTTTTCAAGACTTAAACTATAGCAACTTTCTGATGTAAAACAGCATATGATTATCTGGAATGAAAAGAGTGAAGACTCTCAAACTTGAAAAGTATATATCTTGCCAGTTCTATAGCTTAAATTTCAAGTCTTTCTGGCTTGTAAGGCTGATTGAGACTTAAGTTGCTTAAGCACTGTTTAGTAACCAAAATTTGACTCACCTTGTTCTTTACTAACATTCAGAAGCTTCAAAAGGGTTTCAAAAGCAAACCAATTTGCCCCTTAAAGGAGAAAATGGAAGGAAATTCACAAGTGCAAGAACAGGGAAAGCAATAGTGACAGCAAAGAGGCCAGACTCTGGTGGGGTGGAAGGGACTCCTATTTCTCTCTTAGCTAACCATTTCCTTGTCCAATTCAATTCATCGGAGCGAATTTTTCACTACAATGTTGAAATCTCTCCTAGTCCCTCCAAGGACATTTCTCGAATGATCAAGCAAAAACTGGTGGAGGATAACTCATCTTTGCTCTGTGGTGCTAGTCCGGCTTATGATGGCCGCAAGAATCTTTACAGCTCAATCGAATTCCAACATGATAAGCTTGAAATGTATGTAAGCCTCCCCATCCCTACAACCAAGCCAACCTTGCCATGTGGGGAATTTGGCGACTTTCAAGAGAAGGATCATCAAATACTTAAACTTTTTCGTGTAAGCATCAAACTGGTTTCAAAGTTTGATGGAAAGGAATTGAGTAGCTACTTGAGCAAGGATGGAGATGAGTGGAAACCTATCCCTCAGGATTATCTTCATGCCTTGGATGTCGTTTTGAGAGAGAGTCCATTGGAGAAGTGTGTGCCTGTGGGAAGATCACTTTATTCCAGTTCAATGGGAGGAACTAAAGACATTGGAGGAGGAGCTGTAGGATATAGAGGGTTCTTTCAGAGCCTTAGACCAACCCAACAAGGACTAGCTCTCAATGTTGATTTCTCCGTGACAGCTTTCCACGAAAGCATTGGAATGATCCCATACTTGCAGAAGCGTCTCGAGTTTCTTCGAGACCTTCCTCAGAGGAAGACAAGGGGTTTAAGTAGTGAAGAAAGGAAAGAAGTGGAGAAGGCATTGAAGAACATCAGGGTCTTTGTTTGCCATAGAGAAACAGTTCAGAGATACCGAGTTTTTGGCTTAACTGAGGAAGCCACTGAGAATCTTTGGTTTCCAGACAGGGATGGGAAGAATTTGAGGCTGCTGACTTACTTCAAGGATCACTACAACTATGATATACAGTTCAGGAATTTGCCATGTTTGCAGATTAGTAGGAGTAAACCATGTTATCTTCCTATGGAGCTATGTATGATCTGTGAAGGCCAGAAATTCCTTGGGAAGCTTTCAGATGATCAGACTGCAAGGATACTTAAGATGGGCTGCCAAGGACCGAAAGAACGAAAATCCATCATAGATGGAGTCATGAGAGGACCTGTTGGGCCAATAAGGTAGTTTTCTGAACTATGTCTATTATAGTGAAGGTTGAGTAATACCATCTTCTGTTCTATTGCTAAACATATCTCAGTTCTAAATCAGTTTTGGatattcaattttatttttctttacagTGGCATTCAGGAAAGGGAATTCAAACTCCGTGTTTCTAGAGAAATGACACGATTAAATGGAAGAATTCTTCAGCCTCCAAAGCTAAAGCTTGGTGATGGTGGCCATGTAACAGACCTCATTCCTTCCCGTCATGATCGGCAGTGGAATCTTCTGGACAGCCATGTGTTTGAAGGAACTTGCATTGAGAGGTGGGCATTGATTAGTTTTGGTGGCACTCCCGAACAGAAGCACTGCATTCCCAAATTCATACACCAGCTATCTCAAAGATGTGAACAACTAGGCATCTTTCTTAACAAAAACACAATTGTTAGCCCCCAATTCGAACCATCCCAAGTGCTTAACAATGTATCTCTTTTAGAatctaagattaagaaaatccAAAGAGCTGCATCAAACAATCTCCAGCTGCTTATCTGTGTAATGGAAAGAAAACACAAAGGGTATGCAGACCTGAAGCGAATTGCGGATACAGGCGTTGGTGTTCTAACACAATGCTGCTTGTACTCAAACCTTTGCAGATTGAGTTCACAGTTTTTGGCTAACTTGGCTCTCAAGATCAATGCCAAAGTTGGAGGATGCACAGTTTCTTTGTACAACTCTTTGCCATCTCAAATCCCCCGGCTGCTTCAGAGTGATGAGCCAGTCATCTTTATGGGTGCTGATGTTACTCATCCTCACCCACTCGATGATTTCAGCCCTTCTGTTGCTGCTGTGGTTGGTAGCATGAATTGGCCTGCAGCAAACAAGTATGTTTCAAGAATGAGGTCACAAACACATAGGCAAGAAATCATTGAGGATCTTGGTGCAATGGTGGAAGAATTGTTGGATGAGTTTCACCAAGAAGTAGGCAAACTCCCAAAGAGAATAGTTTTCTTCAGAGATGGGGTAAGCGAAACACAATTCTACAAAGTGCTTCATGAAGAATTGCAAGCCATTAAAAAAGGTTGTTCTAAATTCCCTGGTTACACACCTCCCATAACCTTTGCAGTGGTTCAGAAGAGGCATCACACAAGATTGTTCCCTTTCAAAATTGATCCGTCTTCCAAACAGAACCAGTTCCTCGACGAAAACATTCCCCCGGGAACTGTGGTGGACACGGTGATCACTCACCCGAGAGAGTTTGATTTCTATCTTTGTAGCCATTGGGGTGTTAAGGGAACAAGCCGGCCAACACATTACCACATTCTGTGGGATGAAAACGAGTTCACTTCAGATGAACTGCAGAAACTGGTGAACATTCTATGCTACACATACGTAAGGTGCACCAAGCCGGTTTCTCTGGTGCCCCCGGCTTATTATGCTCACCTAGCTGCGTATAGAGGAAGGCTTTACCTTGAGCGATCGGAATCCACAACAGCTTACACAAGAAGTGGCTCCATACTCTCCAGAGCTGCCCCTCCAAAGGCAATGGCTCTACCAAAACTTAGTGAGAATGTTAGGAAGCTTATGTTTTACTGCTGAGCCTTCTATGAATGTCACGTAGTATTTGATACAGATGTAGTACAACGTAAACAGAACGCAAGCTGAAttgcctatgttttatgattgAATTCAGTTTGGAAACTTGAAAATGAATTGTATGCCATTTGAAATCCATGCATTTCTTCTGAATTCATGGGGCACATCAAAACCGGGTTAGCAACTATAGTAGTGTAACATTACTGGAGAACTTTTAATGAAGGATGATAATATAAAAAGTCACAAGAGCAGTATAAGGGAGCTAGGATCTTTGTGGAGGCAAAGAGCATGGAAATTTAGGTCATTGTGACTAGTCACTGACTCACTGTGTAAACTTACATATATATTTACCATGCATGCAAGTACGCAATGAaggcaagaagaaaaagaaaaatttatgaTGCCCCACAGCAAAGTACGGTACACCCCAAAAACTGATCATCAGTCACAATCACTCActtctgaccaaaaaaaaaagtcatggtCACTCACTGAAGGGGAACTCTGAAGCAAAGCCAATGACAATGGCAGTGCCAGCctaatatgagagagagagagccgagTGTAAGTCTGCCTTCAGACTTACCCTTTTGTCTCTTGAGCTCTCTGTTCCATTTCTCTCTATCTCTGCTGGGGACTGGACCCTTCTCCTCCCTGCACTGCAAAAGCCTTTTCCTTTCTTTACAACCATCCATTTCTctcacgagagagagagagacttttaAGTACTGCACCCTCTCTCTAGTGAGAGAGACTTTTAAGTACTGCACGGCCAGTAGGGAAACAACGGGGCATTGTCAGAAAGCTTACTGTGTAGACGACCCTACTTCTCGATGAGTCTAGCAGTAGATAATGTCAGCTGCATGAGTTGGCTAAACCACCTTATTACAGCTTTATCTCTCTTAAATTCAGTTTAGAATAGCTTAACTTAAAGTCTtaattgcccaaaaaaaaaaaaaaaaaaaaaaaaaaacttaaagtcTTAAATCGTAAGTGGATGTAGTTTttcgtgtttttttttaattttttttttatgacggaaataacaaacaaaactaaaaaataaaacctCTACAAACACCTCCTCCCAACTGATCCAAATGAAACGCTGGGAACATGAAAAGAGGTAAACAGAAAAATCATACCGAATTATTCTGAGCATTGTGCGCTAAAGAAGCCAAACGATCTGCTACATAGTTTGCTTCTCTGTAAATATGCCGAAACAGAATTGAATCGAACTGCTGTGCGAGTTGCCTGATATCATTTACTAGCATCTTGATCCTCCATGGTATTTGACATCGTCCTTGAACACAATCCATAAGAAGTTTTGAATCTCCTTCCATGATGAATTTGAGTATTAATGCAAAAGAGCAGTATGAAGTTCATCACGCAAAGCTGTTGCTTCTACCACAATAACATTTGCATTGCCTAATCTTCtattagctataaataaaggaTTCCCATCTGCATTACGAATAACAATACCAATGGTAGCAAAACCATTTCAAATTGAACCATCAAAGTTCAATTTAACTTGATTAACATTTTATATGAAAATACTTTGAAACTTTCGAAAAAGAGACTTTAGGATTAGACTTAAGATAATTGGACTTAAACATAAAAGCTTGAAAAACAGTATATAGTAGAAGGATAAGGAACAACTTGGTGGAAAATTAGTTTATTTCTGTTATTCCAAATAGACCAAGCAATGAAAAATTGAAGCAAGATGCTATGAAGAAGAAGGTGAGTTACTAATATGTTCAATCCATGATAGAAAAGAACTATTCCATTGTAGACGCTTAGGAGATTGATTTAAGGACCAAACCTGTATAGCAAAATTACAATGTATAAAAAGATGATCAACAGATTCTATATCACTAGAACAAAATGGACAAAGTGGAGAAATGTTATGATTATAATGCACAATTTTATCTCTAGTCTTTAAACCATTTGTAAGTAAAGACCAAGCAAAAATTTTAATCTTTGGAGGAATATTTAACTTCCACATTTTAGTCAAAAGAGAAGCTCTAGAATGGGTAGGAATATTTTGTGATTGAATGCAAGTAGCACTCTTAATTGTAAAATGGCCTGATGATGAAGGTCCCCAAACAAAACTATCAGAAGTCGGATTTATAGAGGAATGACAATGATCATTTGCACAATATCTTGAGGTGGAACAGTCTGTAAAGCTTCCTGATCCCAATTCATATTATGAATGAAGTTTGCAGCTGTGAGAGTCCAATCCAAAATATGTCTTTGATCTTCTAGAACAATTAAAAATAAAGGGAAAAGGAGAACCCAattgaaagcaaaaaaaaaaaatagattgaCCATCCCCAACAATCCATCTAATTCCTTGAGAGAGAAGGTCTCTAGCATCCAAAATGCCTTTCTAAGCTAAAGAGTTAGAAGCCTTTTTCTGAACTGTAAGAAAGTGATTAGGCTTCAAATACTTTCTAGTAACTAATTGTACCCACCAATTATCAGGTTGTGTTACGATCTTCCAACTAAGTTTAGCTAAAGCAACCTTGTTAAAATGATTAGGTAATCTGACTGCTAATCCACCTTTATATTTAGGACTACAAACTTGGTTCCAATCAACAAGAGGTTGTGATTTTCCCCAAAAATAGGTTATGAATTCCTTATTCAGTCTATCAGTGAGATGTTTAGGGCATTAGAAACAAGATAGAATATGATTTGGCATTCCAGATAGATTAGACTTTAATAAAGTTACCTTAAAAAGAAATGTATTCGGTTTGGGGGAATTTGCCTGACTATAGTTACGTTTAGTGGATGTTTCTTTCTTTGGAGGGGTTCCGTCATCTAGGGTCTCTCTACGTTAGATCTCTACGATTGTGGATTGATGACACTATGCTTTTGCATCAGCAATATGTCAGGACTGAAACCCATCTGTAACTGGGCTTTTCTGAATGGAGAAACAACTAGTGTTGGGTTTAGCAAGTTGTATGCGTCTGTTCTTGCGCAACCCTCTATTCTACTGGCTTCTCTTCCTCCCCCAGTGGGTGAGGGTGGTAAAACGACTGTGACAGTATCAGAAGATGGGTATCAATCCGGTTTGGCAAGATGCAAGCATATGTTCTTGGGTCGTCTGCAATTGGGTCCTAAGGATAAATCCTATTCTCCATCTGACTTGCATACGAAAATGAGTCTTCTTTGGGGTAAGATTGGTCACTGGAGAATTATCCCAATGGGCAAAGGGTATTATTCATTTAGTTTTTCCTCAGATGATTGTGTTTCGATGATTTGGGCTAAGGGCTCCATTGCTTTGAAACCTGGAACGTTGAGACTCATGCATTGGGTACCCAATTTTTCTCCTGCTACTCAACGTAATACCAATGCTCAGGTGTGGGTGAAGTTTTGGGATCTTGGTCTGGAATTTTGGGAGCCTACTACACTTTTTGAGATTGCCAGTGGTATTGGCGTTCCAGTGAAGATTGATGAGAATACACTACTGATTTGAGCGTTTTTCATTCGCCTATAGCGTAACAATCAACACGGTTATCAAAGATGGGAAGTATTTACGTCCcggtttatcgtacctcggggattacaAGCTAACTAAGAATCCTATGGTTCTAGGTCACCGAAAATAACttgcacaaacaaataaaaatagaaaaaatgctAAACAAGGCACCGAGCCTCATTCAAGCATGACTTTGCATCACACAAAGTCACATAGACGGCCTTGCACCAAGCAAGGCCTAGATAGGGCCGTGAAACACACAAAAGTGCTTGTAATGCTCACGCTCACATGGATTTACAAATGAATGGTAGTGGGAAAGTCACAATattttttggattttcataaatgataaataaactAACTAACTACGACATAAAAGTAAGATAGATAGAAGGATAGGATGCATCGCATCAAGGGTCACCATGAAATTCAAGGTTCTCCACACAAATCTACAATCATATGGAATGCGATGATTAATTCAAATGatgcttcaaatgttttgtcggatttccatttagcattaagaggtcgaaaagaaagctaaattgattgtcataaaatagtagtcaaaccctaagcaaaaacaagaagaagaaagaatacttagtttttggctaccctatactagtctcaaaccttatgccttgttagggccataAGTGCTCAAAACTAAATGCTTTATGTTTCGACAATCGATTGTAACACACTCAAGCAACCATCACCATAAATAATAAGGTCgaaaagagtacttgtgataacAATTACCCTACCCAACAATTCTGAATACTATTCCGACAATCAAGGGTAATAATACTCAAAATTGGGTGATTGGAGAACCACAATTTAATAAATCCAAATGGAAATAGAGATATGCAATGGACAAATTCCACCATCCTCATGCCATAAtctaaattgaaatataaatttcccaatttaatattccaattccaacacaCCAAACATAGATTAAGGAAGAGAAAACCTAAACCATACATCTAGAGTgaataaattaaagcaagagtacacaaatcatatgaataaacatcaattttattaattcctcaacaaaaccatacaaaactaaacttgggtttcaaaaccctaaaaccatgagaggtcacacacaagtatatatcaatacacatcaaacaacaccataagcaacaaaataagagagagaaagaagaaggaaaaagaggagaaaTCCATGAAAGTCAAGGCAAAGCTTGTCACTAGCTATTGCCATTACTTCATGGCTTCTCTCGCTACCCTTATGAAGCCATGGTGTAGAGATGGTGGCCTAGATACCGGAGATGTGTGGCCTCCTCCTTGTGCAAGCTTACATGTGAAGAAtgggggatgaagaagagaagaagtggTGAGAAGGGAGAGATCtcccaaattcggccaaaaggccTAGGGTATAGAAAAATGGGTCTTAAGCTTGTGAAATGTGTGTGCAAACTGCAAAGGTGCTTAAACACCCCCTTGGGTTCAAGGGTCAAGATTGGACTTGTACTCTAGATCCAAGGGCTaaaaaacaagtagaaaatgggtaaaatgaaaaaactaaaacaacctaataaaaatgtaAAGAGTTAGAAGATTAGAAAACATtttagaaaatataaagaaaatagGAGGACAAAagtgtaagtgagtgtgtgCCTAGTGTGAATACAAATAAATATCTTCATCCACATATGTGATGTGTGTGAGATGTGTGGTCTActaattattattgttattacatcaattttgaatttgaaatttaaatacaaaGATGTAATACAAATGGGCTTAAGTCTTCACTTAtgcttctttggtcttgggcctTGGACTTCTTGCTATTGGGCcaagttgacttggttgacccGATATTCAACTAGTTGACTTTTCGTCCTTTAgtcggagttgactttttgctCGAATTCACTACTTCTTTCAtctttttcctctcttgaccataatttcctacaaatgaagaaaacaaagtaatacaACGAAATAATACTTGAGTATTCactaatttcaaggtaattacGGCTAGAAACACACATAAATTGTGTGTGAATCAACTACATCAGAGATTTGGTCACTATGCTAGGGTTTTGGTGGATATTGATCTTTCATCTGACCCTCCTTCTGAGCTGGTGATTAAACGAGCTTGTGGAGAAGCCTATGTCATTTTTGTGGAGTATGAGCGCCTTCCAGATATTTGTTCTCATTGTGGTTACATTGGTTATAGGGTAACTTCCTGTAGGTTCATTCGTACTTCAGGTCATGATCAACCAAAAGCGGAGGAGGTTCAGGGTAGGGGCCGTTCCTGGAAGCGGTCTCTCAAACACAAACGACAAACAAAACAAGTTTATGTCCCTAAGAGTATTGGAGAGGGGTCTAGAAGGGATGCCGAAAAAGCAGTGATTGTTGATGATACTCTTTCAGCCAAGGAAGATGCAAGGGAAGGCCCTTCCTTTGTGCGTAAAATTCTCTCTCCAACACTTGTTAATGGTGTGGCTAATAATGTTGTGGAGGAGGTTGTTGTCCATGACAAGGTAGATGTGCAAAATAAGGTAGTAATGGAGGGACCTACTGCTCCAATTGTTGAAAACACTTGTGCTCCAGATGTTGAGAAAGCTACTAGTCAAGCTATTGTGCACGCTATTacttgatacgctaaaagtaagcgcataatttaaccctacaaTTGTCAttgttagtatatagtaaatagggatcgttctattccggggattgagggtacacctgtcattgtcaaacaaataaagaattaaaataaaaatacaaattataatatttacaaaaatatatacaagtaccaaaaaaggggggttttaaGAGTTggtttcgaaaattaaaataaaaagaaagaaaatatacaaacacaagtacaagaatgaaacatgagaaacaaagatcaaaaccaattcgattcaaccctacaattgttcttccaagtcatgagaaagaagttgatcatgtaaaacatttgaagcaaatgatttcccatattttactttgggctaaatacaaattactaccttgtggtttaggtccaaaatcaattcagtccctgaacttctaatttcatcaaaaacacccctgcactttcaattttgatctaataggtcaaatttgttagttttccgacaattgagttatttaacttgttaatgtggatcatatatggcctatgttttatgatgtggtgtctaGGTGGTCTgccttgtcaatttaggagtgagtcctactattaaaaataaatagtttttcaacaaataatccaactatttgaaagaatattaacgaattggacctattagatcaaaattgaaagtgcaggggtgtttttgatgaaattagaagtccagggactgaattgattttggacctaaaccacagggtactaactagtatttagcccttttactttcctttactaattaacctaagtgaaagcacctagatcaatcctatcaaacatgcaatcaaagtctagaaagctagctaatcaagacatgttcaacgcactaaacaagagaaaggttatcaacttaagtgcacaacctagtatgaaaaagttcatctatttgcaatccttttcaattaaattcgacttttgtccaaagcctttactacttttgattcaagttcacaaaactattaggtgaatcataaacttaaatctagcatcaattacatgcatatatcctaagttggccaccaaagaacataaacatataaaagttttctgtaaagcaaatttaattgaacaatctcacaaaagcaacttagaatcacaattataggaATCGAaaattcattcaatcataagaattcggatttaaattttgttcaaATATTATTGTCAACTAAAAACAATTCCAcgaaaatcaaacaaggttacaaagaaagaggttgaattacacagtgagatggagatggggatggAGGCTTGACGTTTGgattcttgaatcttggaatcaagtcttcaaggt
Coding sequences within:
- the LOC133713110 gene encoding protein argonaute 7 isoform X2 — its product is MEETEESNGNKKCNTKIIRGRTNNPPQKHHHHHHHQLIQYSNQFGFFNQNQYYQRYYYPALLPLPPLIPLPLALTPPLPQNHSFRTKTHLQKPSCKHNNSPFAASSETQVPKVSISPEASKGFQKQTNLPLKGENGRKFTSARTGKAIVTAKRPDSGGVEGTPISLLANHFLVQFNSSERIFHYNVEISPSPSKDISRMIKQKLVEDNSSLLCGASPAYDGRKNLYSSIEFQHDKLEMYVSLPIPTTKPTLPCGEFGDFQEKDHQILKLFRVSIKLVSKFDGKELSSYLSKDGDEWKPIPQDYLHALDVVLRESPLEKCVPVGRSLYSSSMGGTKDIGGGAVGYRGFFQSLRPTQQGLALNVDFSVTAFHESIGMIPYLQKRLEFLRDLPQRKTRGLSSEERKEVEKALKNIRVFVCHRETVQRYRVFGLTEEATENLWFPDRDGKNLRLLTYFKDHYNYDIQFRNLPCLQISRSKPCYLPMELCMICEGQKFLGKLSDDQTARILKMGCQGPKERKSIIDGVMRGPVGPISGIQEREFKLRVSREMTRLNGRILQPPKLKLGDGGHVTDLIPSRHDRQWNLLDSHVFEGTCIERWALISFGGTPEQKHCIPKFIHQLSQRCEQLGIFLNKNTIVSPQFEPSQVLNNVSLLESKIKKIQRAASNNLQLLICVMERKHKGYADLKRIADTGVGVLTQCCLYSNLCRLSSQFLANLALKINAKVGGCTVSLYNSLPSQIPRLLQSDEPVIFMGADVTHPHPLDDFSPSVAAVVGSMNWPAANKYVSRMRSQTHRQEIIEDLGAMVEELLDEFHQEVGKLPKRIVFFRDGWFRRGITQDCSLSKLIRLPNRTSSSTKTFPRELWWTR
- the LOC133713110 gene encoding protein argonaute 7 isoform X1, producing MEETEESNGNKKCNTKIIRGRTNNPPQKHHHHHHHQLIQYSNQFGFFNQNQYYQRYYYPALLPLPPLIPLPLALTPPLPQNHSFRTKTHLQKPSCKHNNSPFAASSETQVPKVSISPEASKGFQKQTNLPLKGENGRKFTSARTGKAIVTAKRPDSGGVEGTPISLLANHFLVQFNSSERIFHYNVEISPSPSKDISRMIKQKLVEDNSSLLCGASPAYDGRKNLYSSIEFQHDKLEMYVSLPIPTTKPTLPCGEFGDFQEKDHQILKLFRVSIKLVSKFDGKELSSYLSKDGDEWKPIPQDYLHALDVVLRESPLEKCVPVGRSLYSSSMGGTKDIGGGAVGYRGFFQSLRPTQQGLALNVDFSVTAFHESIGMIPYLQKRLEFLRDLPQRKTRGLSSEERKEVEKALKNIRVFVCHRETVQRYRVFGLTEEATENLWFPDRDGKNLRLLTYFKDHYNYDIQFRNLPCLQISRSKPCYLPMELCMICEGQKFLGKLSDDQTARILKMGCQGPKERKSIIDGVMRGPVGPISGIQEREFKLRVSREMTRLNGRILQPPKLKLGDGGHVTDLIPSRHDRQWNLLDSHVFEGTCIERWALISFGGTPEQKHCIPKFIHQLSQRCEQLGIFLNKNTIVSPQFEPSQVLNNVSLLESKIKKIQRAASNNLQLLICVMERKHKGYADLKRIADTGVGVLTQCCLYSNLCRLSSQFLANLALKINAKVGGCTVSLYNSLPSQIPRLLQSDEPVIFMGADVTHPHPLDDFSPSVAAVVGSMNWPAANKYVSRMRSQTHRQEIIEDLGAMVEELLDEFHQEVGKLPKRIVFFRDGVSETQFYKVLHEELQAIKKGCSKFPGYTPPITFAVVQKRHHTRLFPFKIDPSSKQNQFLDENIPPGTVVDTVITHPREFDFYLCSHWGVKGTSRPTHYHILWDENEFTSDELQKLVNILCYTYVRCTKPVSLVPPAYYAHLAAYRGRLYLERSESTTAYTRSGSILSRAAPPKAMALPKLSENVRKLMFYC